One genomic window of Euleptes europaea isolate rEulEur1 chromosome 8, rEulEur1.hap1, whole genome shotgun sequence includes the following:
- the TMEM200C gene encoding transmembrane protein 200C, translating to MIATGGLLRISARKQDPLRPQSQVPKRKRKAKKKRKNDVVVVKGKLKLCSLSGLIALCGILVLLVGIALAVVGYWPKPLYRAGENQFLPPHGGTTKNRSRSQTGGPGESHLEGSGTNSSFPNRKKGLPHSSPSPSPSSASFLFQLFSGYLHSDKLKVLGPLIMGIGIFLFICANAVLHENRDKKTKIINLRDLYSTVIDAHSLRTKDGGPSASLAPVPINGFVNYVQSRGMELKPGTGSGEALGTAAMLGKSAWHPAVGAPLSPDLASTPRCSSFSSSRQLQPPSLAEAVYSIYRERAALDRTTRSPPCSPPESLDQHSTASSIVGSSISAFTLLPLAQGEAAVKDCRGWRRPLGERGAREIPRGEFELSLTDLRSKYVDTGQGHTMLPRTGKRKMVLRRQSTSCLPEARRSFSPEPSQTLGSSTDLDSSLLLKASTSSYSKSLNPGGSPPSTPPGDRRDSQNSQCDQYRSNKGYTPLEETGTSLESIANTPAHKTQDCDVSPSGETAPSEGTSKEQTEQQHLKIQRQYTNKEKLFMISRSDAVVGLEEGDLKNTGI from the coding sequence ATGATAGCCACTGGAGGCCTCCTGAGGATCTCAGCCAGGAAACAGGACCCGCTGCGGCCCCAGAGCCAGGTTCCGAAACGCAAGCGCAAAGCCAAAAAGAAACGCAAGAACGACGTGGTGGTGGTGAAGGGCAAGCTCAAACTCTGCTCACTCTCAGGCCTCATCGCTCTCTGCGGCATCCTAGTGCTGCTCGTGGGAATTGCCTTGGCGGTAGTCGGCTATTGGCCCAAGCCTCTTTACCGAGCAGGGGAGAACCAGTTCTTGCCGCCACACGGAGGAACCACCAAAAATCGCTCCAGGAGCCAGACAGGGGGACCAGGAGAATCTCACCTGGAAGGCTCAGGAACCAATTCCTCCTTCCCTAACAGAAAGAAGGGTCTCCCTCATTCATCACCTTCCCCTTCACCCTCCTCAGCAAgttttctttttcagcttttctcTGGGTATTTGCATTCAGACAAGCTTAAGGTGCTAGGACCTCTCATCATGGGCATTGGGATCTTCCTCTTCATTTGTGCCAACGCAGTGCTTCATGAGAATCGCGACAAGAAGACCAAGATTATCAACCTGCGGGATCTGTACTCCACAGTCATAGATGCACACAGTCTTCGGACCAAGGATGGGGGCCCCTCCGCTTCTCTGGCCCCCGTTCCAATCAATGGCTTTGTTAACTATGTTCAGTCTCGGGGGATGGAGCTGAAACCTGGCACTGGGTCTGGGGAAGCCTTAGGGACTGCTGCCATGCTAGGCAAGAGCGCCTGGCACCCAGCCGTGGGTGCCCCCCTGTCTCCTGACCTAGCATCGACACCGCGCtgctcctctttctcctcttcgaGGCAGCTGCAGCCACCCAGCTTGGCTGAGGCTGTGTACAGCATCTACCGGGAGAGAGCGGCCTTGGACAGAACTACTCGTAGCCCGCCTTGCAGCCCCCCCGAGAGCTTGGACCAACACAGCACTGCCAGTTCCATCGTGGGCTCTTCAATCAGCGCCTTCACTTTGCTGCCGCTAGCTCAGGGGGAGGCAGCAGTTAAAGACTGCCGTGGGTGGCGGAGGCCGCTGGGTGAAAGAGGGGCCAGGGAGATTCCACGGGGAGAGTTTGAGCTCAGTCTGACTGATCTCAGGAGCAAATATGTGGACACGGGGCAAGGTCACACCATGCTGCCCAGGACGGGCAAACGCAAGATGGTTCTTAGACGCCAGAGCACAAGCTGCCTCCCTGAAGCCAGGAGATCCTTCTCCCCAGAACCCTCTCAGACCCTGGGCAGTAGCACAGACTTAGACTCTAGTCTTTTATTAAAGGCTTCCACTTCCAGCTACTCCAAATCCCTAAACCCGGGGGGCTCTCCCCCTTCCACACCACCTGGGGATAGGAGAGATTCCCAGAACTCTCAGTGTGATCAGTACAGAAGCAATAAGGGCTATACCCCTCTGGAGGAGACAGGTACCTCCTTGGAATCTATTGCCAACACCCCAGCCCATAAAACCCAGGATTGCGACGTCAGTCCTAGTGGGGAAACTGCCCCCTCAGAGGGAACCAGCAAAGAACAAACAGAGCAACAGCATTTGAAAATTCAAAGACAATATACAAATAAAGAGAAACTCTTCATGATCTCCAGGTCAgatgctgttgtcgggctggagGAAGGAGACCTGAAGAACACTGGCATTTAa